A stretch of Mya arenaria isolate MELC-2E11 chromosome 14, ASM2691426v1 DNA encodes these proteins:
- the LOC128217565 gene encoding proprotein convertase subtilisin/kexin type 5-like — protein sequence MGLDISVILFCLCVSASNFVSCVSLCDDTAFCPSHKPYCTEAGCVFRCPEDSYVNGSHCVLDCGAMFVAQSGKCIDQCEGGYFRESVRVRGNDIIKDKTCITKCTTPEYVFKNECVQACPVDQPYIDTVNENDHLSTTSYCAESCPPNKQYKTNFTINGLSYIKCTNVCGVLVQNEYCTTKCENGYVKLSKTCLKTCPETHPVLYSSTMTCYKECTNDTFNVECACPTSRPFVENQTCVFKCSEASPYKEQTKAITMCVSTCKPKQYVHSSNCVDTCPLNTFVNDKTCKEQCPKGTLSFNKTSIWLSSNGMCIPSITKLCVHECPGGTYQMENKCVYGCDKGLFLKNNTCVDSCFPEDFRQTRVVSFKTASKLLCKYPDTFNTEYVECVDECDKDNFALNGTCVSSCPADYVVEHNSCVETCSDNNVQVNVSLTLNGCKSRCPINVYRQYVQCQEKCPSGQFAINNTCAFVCPSNLLAFQGSCVEYCPPTSAYKQTLSVEYKIWQRTFYGFTSYTKHADIIACVTNCTEQPYTFYNNASQRCVQQCPAEYVVDHDSCVETCSNNGVLVNISLTVNGCKSRCPVNVYRQYFQCQEKCPSGQFAINNTCAFVCPSNLLAFQGSCVEYCPPTSAYKQTLSVEYKIWQRTFYGFTSYTKHADIIACVTNCTEQPYTFYNNASQRCVQQCPAEYVVDHDSCVETCSNNGVLVNISLTVNGCKSRCPVNVYRQYFQCQEKCPSGQFAINNTCAFVCPSNLLAFQGSCVEYCPPTSAYKQTLSVEYKIWQRTFYGFTSYTKHADIIACVTNCTEQPYTFYNNASQRCVQECPADYVVDHDSCVETCSNNGVLVNISLTVNGCKSWCPINVYRQYVQCQENCPLGQFRMNNTCVFVCPSKFVVLEGKCVQSCPPTSPYKQTFSFKDEKWHQHPAYLARGSSYKEQITAIRCATNCSEPYVYDNITDICMLKCPAERPYASRVHSVEGMRTCVSNCTGQYIYKSEYCVDLCPKDMPFVQSGYCVSSCPAFVNAGTCVDKCPQTVPNIYNDFTHNYCVNECPSGRVLDRDNNKCINTFECSVFLYNRTCVNECPSDQPFDLGDYQRTCVKDCAANNKIQNGTLNICIRYRECEGGSDGVIFDEKCISECSDGYLCYYSITEGHFSCMKRHIPIVVCTVFVLIWTFVVVYGAGSMWAYIFVIRLSLSKDQREKLFAEKRAPRNIEVMENDYSFECTDEDALL from the exons GTGTCTTGTGTGTCGCTCTGTGATGACACCGCGTTTTGTCCTTCCCACAAACCGTACTGCACCGAGGCCGGGTGTGTATTTCGATGTCCAGAGGATTCTTATGTGAATGGAAGCCACTGCGTCCTAGATTGCGGTGCCATGTTTGTTGCCCAGAGCGGAAAATGCATTGATCAATGTGAAGGGGGTTATTTCAGAGAATCAGTAAGAGTGAGAGGAAACgatataataaaagataaaacatgtataacaaaatgtACTACACctgaatatgttttcaaaaacgAATGCGTGCAAGCATGCCCAGTTGACCAGCCATATATTGACACTGTCAATGAAAATGATCACTTGTCTACAACCTCATACTGTGCTGAAAGTTGTCCTCCAAATAAACAGTACAAGACAAATTTTACTATCAACGGATTAAGCTATATCAAATGCACAAATGTTTGTGGCGTTCTTGTTCAAAATGAATACTGCACAACTAAATGTGAAAATGGTTATGTGAAATTAAGTaagacatgtttaaaaacatgccCGGAAACACACCCCGTTCTATATTCCAGCACGATGACATGTTATAAGGAGTGTACAAATGACACATTCAACGTGGAATGTGCATGTCCTACAAGTCGCCCTTTCGTTGAAAATCAAACATGCGTATTTAAATGCTCAGAAGCGAGTCCATACAAGGAACAGACAAAAGCTATTACTATGTGTGTATCAACTTGTAAGCCTAAACAATATGTCCATAGCTCCAACTGTGTTGATACCTGTCCGTTAAACACATTTGTGAACGATAAAACTTGTAAAGAACAGTGCCCAAAAGGTACATtaagtttcaataaaacaagtatatggCTTTCGTCAAACGGTATGTGTATACCTTCCATAACGAAACTTTGTGTCCATGAATGTCCAGGTGGAACATATCAAATGGAAAACAAGTGCGTTTATGGTTGCGACAAAGgactatttttaaagaacaatactTGTGTGGATTCATGTTTCCCGGAGGATTTCAGGCAAACGAGAGTAGTTTCATTCAAAACGGCTTCTAAACTTCTTTGTAAATATCCAGACACATTTAATACTGAATATGTAGAATGCGTGGATGAGTGTGATAAAGacaattttgcattaaatggaACGTGCGTTTCCTCATGTCCAGCAGATTATGTAGTTGAACATAATTCCTGTGTTGAAACATGCTCAGACAATAATGTCCAAGTAAACGTATCTCTGACGTTAAACGGATGCAAGTCACGGTGCCCCATAAATGTTTACAGGCAATATGTTCAGTGTCAAGAAAAATGCCCATCTGGGCAGTTTGCTATCAACAACACGTGTGCATTCGTTTGCCCGTCAAATTTACTTGCATTTCAAGGCTCCTGTGTAGAGTATTGCCCGCCTACAAGTGCGTATAAGCAAACGCTTTCGGTGGAGTATAAAATATGGCAGCGTACATTTTACGGCTTTACATCGTATACAAAACATGCGGACATTATTGCATGCGTTACAAACTGCACTGAGCAGCCATACACGTTTTATAACAACGCCTCTCAAAGGTGTGTGCAACAGTGTCCAGCAGAGTATGTGGTCGACCATGATTCCTGTGTTGAAACTTGTTCAAACAATGGAGTATTAGTGAATATATCTCTGACGGTAAACGGATGCAAGTCACGGTGCCCCGTAAATGTTTACAGGCAATATTTTCAGTGTCAAGAAAAATGCCCATCTGGGCAGTTTGCTATCAACAACACGTGTGCATTCGTTTGCCCGTCAAATTTACTTGCATTTCAAGGCTCGTGTGTAGAGTATTGCCCGCCTACAAGTGCGTATAAGCAAACGCTTTCGGTGGAGTATAAAATATGGCAGCGTACATTTTACGGCTTTACATCGTATACAAAACATGCGGACATTATTGCATGCGTTACAAACTGCACTGAGCAGCCATACACGTTTTATAACAACGCCTCTCAAAGGTGTGTGCAACAGTGTCCAGCAGAGTATGTGGTCGACCATGATTCCTGTGTTGAAACTTGTTCAAACAATGGAGTATTAGTGAATATATCTCTGACGGTAAACGGATGCAAGTCACGGTGCCCCGTAAATGTTTACAGGCAATATTTTCAGTGTCAAGAAAAATGCCCATCTGGGCAGTTTGCTATCAACAACACGTGTGCATTCGTTTGCCCGTCAAATTTACTTGCATTTCAAGGCTCCTGTGTAGAGTATTGCCCGCCTACAAGTGCGTATAAGCAAACGCTTTCGGTGGAGTATAAAATATGGCAGCGTACATTTTACGGCTTTACATCGTATACAAAACATGCGGACATTATTGCATGCGTTACAAACTGCACTGAGCAGCCATACACGTTTTATAACAATGCTTCTCAAAGGTGTGTGCAAGAGTGTCCAGCAGATTATGTGGTTGACCATGATTCCTGTGTTGAAACTTGTTCAAACAATGGAGTATTAGTGAATATATCTCTGACGGTAAACGGATGCAAGTCATGGTGCCCCATAAATGTTTACAGGCAATATGTTCAGTGTCAAGAAAACTGCCCATTAGGACAGTTTCGTATGAACAACACATGTGTATTCGTTTGCCCATCGAAGTTCGTTGTACTTGAAGGAAAATGTGTGCAATCTTGTCCCCCAACTTCTCCCTACAAACAGACCTTttcttttaaagatgaaaaatgGCATCAACACCCAGCATATCTGGCAAGGGGTTCGTCGTACAAAGAGCAGATTACCGCAATACGGTGTGCAACGAACTGCAGTGAGCCCTACGTTTACGACAATATCACTGATATATGTATGTTGAAATGTCCAGCCGAACGACCGTATGCATCAAGGGTTCATAGTGTCGAAGGAATGAGAACATGCGTTTCTAACTGTACAGGACAATACATCTATAAAAGTGAATATTGTGTTGATTTGTGCCCAAAGGATATGCCTTTTGTACAGAGTGGTTACTGCGTGTCATCATGTCCAGCATTTGTCAATGCGGGAACTTGTGTTGATAAATGCCCACAAACGGtaccaaatatttataatgatttcacACACAACTATTGCGTCAACGAGTGTCCTTCTGGACGTGTTTTAGACCGGGATAATAACAAATGCATTAACACATTTGAATGTTCGGTATTTTTGTACAATAGAACATGTGTCAACGAATGTCCAAGCGACCAGCCATTTGATTTAGGCGATTACCAAAGAACATGCGTTAAAGACTGTGCAGCCAACAACAAAATTCAGAACGGAACATTAAATATATGCATAAGATACAGAGAGTGTGAGGGTGGTTCGGATGGCGTCATATTTGACGAAAAATGCATCTCAGAATGTTCTGATGgttatttgtgttattattcCATAACGGAAGGACATTTTTCATGTATGAAAAGGCATATTCCAATAGTAGTGTGTACTGTATTCGTTCTTATATGGACATTTGTTGTGGTTTATGGGGCAGGGAGTATGTGGGCTTACATCTTCGTCATAAGACTTTCCTTGTCAAAAGAT CAAAGAGAGAAGCTGTTTGCGGAAAAACGTGCCCCAAGGAACATCGAGGTCATGGAGAACGACTACAGCTTTGAATGCACAGATGAAGATGCCcttctttaa